The following are encoded together in the Lathyrus oleraceus cultivar Zhongwan6 chromosome 3, CAAS_Psat_ZW6_1.0, whole genome shotgun sequence genome:
- the LOC127126432 gene encoding uncharacterized protein LOC127126432: MDTISTSSTNSVISSLQQKTPTKITKSIKKNNKPIKVVYISNPMKVKTSASEFMALVQELTGQYAESPPDPSKFQEFVGDISDADPEYIRMGCDENDQMVVAVPPLVDSVDQVVEPGGGCSYEGFDEDVLLIPQMVENIWDLLPTTAFYETFQLDSY; encoded by the coding sequence ATGGATACCATTAGCACTAGCAGCACAAACTCCGTGATTAGTTCTCTACAACAAAAGACACCAACAAAAATAACCAAATCCATAAAGAAAAACAACAAACCCATCAAGGTAGTTTATATTTCCAACCCTATGAAGGTTAAGACAAGTGCCTCTGAATTTATGGCACTGGTCCAAGAACTCACTGGTCAGTACGCTGAATCGCCGCCGGATCCTTCGAAATTTCAAGAGTTCGTCGGCGATATCAGCGATGCTGACCCTGAGTATATTAGAATGGGTTGTGATGAAAATGATCAGATGGTTGTGGCTGTGCCTCCTCTTGTGGATTCTGTTGATCAAGTGGTGGAACCTGGTGGAGGATGCTCATATGAGGGTTTTGATGAAGATGTACTTTTGATTCCTCAGATGGTGGAGAATATTTGGGATCTGCTTCCAACAACTGCATTTTATGAAACTTTTCAACTTGATAGCTATTGA